A window of the Cicer arietinum cultivar CDC Frontier isolate Library 1 chromosome 6, Cicar.CDCFrontier_v2.0, whole genome shotgun sequence genome harbors these coding sequences:
- the LOC101490832 gene encoding uncharacterized protein isoform X1, producing the protein MSNMQKMDRSWMYDRFKPNRRGLKLEFVRGVQEFIKQAKEQPCFLSERTIKCPCATCKCVKSFTPKQVIVHLHKTGFKPNYSIWTEHGELEQNICLRSRSNSSGHMEEEEEEEEDPETPRMEEEEEDKEEEDPETPQEMDSHEQTADGKVLIRPYGRGWAPSSAPAAAIKHAIQSHFQGPFHCWSETPEDVREYWWKLFGDKVAWDPDAHGYIKKTFESRGAKRLSDMLSKVRKKGTRPHWICEEAWKGLIAHWEGQAFKNVSTRNKTNRASGKGGAVHTTGRKAHVDVALSMSRKLGRSVDPDELFLATHKKKSGNWVDIRSQTTYKHYQDRLKEVQTQIGEEVQTQIGEDSLNGMQEVDGATKLELWKEVAGGKTRGRCYGTADLSLNLQHGVATLTQEIREPYPNSCRCDQAVHLEAIDAARKEAAAARQEAATARQEAAKAKQHYRLLDEQLRTVMKRMIALERQSAGANTSLSQAHWGLPYYYDDHSPDEILPDRRQRQRLILRRRPYYDTDHSLDEVLPDRRRKQRRDLKGHPHFDEDHSLDEVLPDRRRKQRQASRGHPHHDENHSLDDVLPDSQPKKRQTQSINSHFDDDHSRDEVLPDRRRKQHQAHRGHLHHDENRSLDDVLPGSRPKKRQAQSVDSHFDDDQSLDEVLPDRRGKQHQAHRGHPHHGENHLLDDVLPDSRPRKRQTQSGHSHCDDDHSLDEVLPSRRRRYR; encoded by the exons ATGTCCAATATGCAGAAAATGGATCGTAGTTGGATGTATGATAGGTTCAAACCAAATAGGAGAGGCTTGAAACTTGAGTTTGTTAGAGGAGTTCAGGAATTTATTAAGCAGGCTAAGGAACAACCCTGCTTTTTGTCTGAGAGAACAATCAAGTGTCCATGTGCAACATGCAAGTGTGTAAAGTCTTTCACTCCAAAACAGGTGATAGTTCACTTGCACAAGACTGGGTTTAAACCAAATTATTCGATCTGGACTGAGCATGGAGAACTAGAGCAAAATATTTGTCTGAGGAGTCGATCGAATAGTAGTGGACATatggaggaggaggaggaggaggaggaggatcCCGAAACGCCTCGTatggaggaggaggaggaagaCAAAGAGGAGGAGGATCCCGAAACTCCTCAGGAAATGGATTCACACGAGCAGACTGCTGATGGGAAGGTTCTTATACGACCTTATGGTCGAGG ATGGGCTCCTAGCTCAGCGCCTGCTGCTGCTATTAAACACGCCATCCAGTCACACTTTCAGGGTCCTTTCCATTGCTGGAGTGAGACCCCAGAGGATGTAAGGGAATATTGGTGGAAGTTGTTTGGG GACAAGGTTGCTTGGGATCCTGATGCTCATGGGTATATAAAAAAGACATTTGAATCGAGAGGCGCAAAACGCCTTTCAGATATGCTCTCTAAAGTAAGGAAGAAAGGGACAAGGCCTCATTGGATCTGTGAGGAGGCTTGGAAAGGTCTTATTGCCCATTGGGAAGGTCAAGCCTTTAAAAATGTCTCAACCCGAAATAAGACCAATCGTGCTTCTGGTAAAGGTGGAGCCGTCCACACCACAGGCCGCAAGGCTCATGTTGACGTGGCACTTAGCATG TCTCGTAAACTTGGGCGGTCTGTTGATCCGGACGAGCTCTTCTTGGCCACCCACAAAAAAAAGTCTGGCAATTGGGTTGATATCCGCTCTCAAACAACATAT AAACATTATCAAGATCGTCTTAAGGAGGTGCAAACACAAATTGGCGAGGAGGTGCAAACACAAATTGGCGAGGACTCTCTAAATGGGATGCAAGAGGTGGATGGGGCGACAAAGCTTGAGTTGTGGAAAGAGGTTGCTGGGGGAAAGACTCGAGGTCGGTGTTATGGCACTGCAGACTTGTCTTTGAACCTTCAACATGGTGTAGCAACGCTGACTCAAGAGATTCGAGAACCTTATCCTAACAGTTGCAGGTGTGATCAGGCTGTCCATCTTGAGGCCATTGATGCAGCCCGCAAGGAGGCTGCTGCAGCACGGCAGGAGGCAGCTACAGCACGTCAAGAGGCAGCTAAGGCGAAACAACATTATCGGCTTTTGGACGAGCAGTTGCGCACGGTAATGAAACGAATGATAGCTCTAGAGCGCCAATCAGCCGGTGCTAACACAAGTTTGAGTCAAGCTCATTGGGGACTTCCTTACTATTATGACGACCATTCGCCAGATGAGATCTTACCAGACCGTCGACAAAGGCAGCGTTTAATTCTAAGGAGACGTCCTTACTATGATACCGACCATTCGCTAGATGAGGTCTTACCAGACCGTAGGCGAAAGCAACGTCGAGATCTAAAGGGACATCCTCACTTTGATGAAGACCATTCGCTAGATGAGGTCTTACCAGACCGTCGTCGAAAGCAACGCCAAGCTAGTAGGGGACATCCTCACCATGATGAGAACCACTCACTAGATGACGTCTTACCAGACAGTCAACCAAAGAAACGTCAAACTCAGAGCATCAATTCTCACTTTGACGACGACCATTCGCGAGATGAGGTCTTACCAGACCGTCGTCGAAAGCAACACCAAGCTCACCGGGGGCATCTTCACCATGATGAGAACCGTTCACTAGATGATGTCTTACCAGGCAGTCGACCAAAGAAACGTCAAGCTCAAAGCGTCGATTCTCACTTTGATGATGACCAGTCACTAGATGAGGTCTTACCAGACCGTCGTGGAAAGCAACACCAAGCTCATAGGGGACATCCTCACCATGGTGAGAACCATTTGCTAGATGATGTCTTACCAGACAGTCGACCAAGGAAACGTCAAACTCAAAGCGGACACTCTCACTGTGATGACGACCATTCGCTAGATGAGGTCTTACCGAGCCGCCGCCGTCGTTACCGTTGA
- the LOC101490832 gene encoding uncharacterized protein isoform X2: protein MDRSWMYDRFKPNRRGLKLEFVRGVQEFIKQAKEQPCFLSERTIKCPCATCKCVKSFTPKQVIVHLHKTGFKPNYSIWTEHGELEQNICLRSRSNSSGHMEEEEEEEEDPETPRMEEEEEDKEEEDPETPQEMDSHEQTADGKVLIRPYGRGWAPSSAPAAAIKHAIQSHFQGPFHCWSETPEDVREYWWKLFGDKVAWDPDAHGYIKKTFESRGAKRLSDMLSKVRKKGTRPHWICEEAWKGLIAHWEGQAFKNVSTRNKTNRASGKGGAVHTTGRKAHVDVALSMSRKLGRSVDPDELFLATHKKKSGNWVDIRSQTTYKHYQDRLKEVQTQIGEEVQTQIGEDSLNGMQEVDGATKLELWKEVAGGKTRGRCYGTADLSLNLQHGVATLTQEIREPYPNSCRCDQAVHLEAIDAARKEAAAARQEAATARQEAAKAKQHYRLLDEQLRTVMKRMIALERQSAGANTSLSQAHWGLPYYYDDHSPDEILPDRRQRQRLILRRRPYYDTDHSLDEVLPDRRRKQRRDLKGHPHFDEDHSLDEVLPDRRRKQRQASRGHPHHDENHSLDDVLPDSQPKKRQTQSINSHFDDDHSRDEVLPDRRRKQHQAHRGHLHHDENRSLDDVLPGSRPKKRQAQSVDSHFDDDQSLDEVLPDRRGKQHQAHRGHPHHGENHLLDDVLPDSRPRKRQTQSGHSHCDDDHSLDEVLPSRRRRYR, encoded by the exons ATGGATCGTAGTTGGATGTATGATAGGTTCAAACCAAATAGGAGAGGCTTGAAACTTGAGTTTGTTAGAGGAGTTCAGGAATTTATTAAGCAGGCTAAGGAACAACCCTGCTTTTTGTCTGAGAGAACAATCAAGTGTCCATGTGCAACATGCAAGTGTGTAAAGTCTTTCACTCCAAAACAGGTGATAGTTCACTTGCACAAGACTGGGTTTAAACCAAATTATTCGATCTGGACTGAGCATGGAGAACTAGAGCAAAATATTTGTCTGAGGAGTCGATCGAATAGTAGTGGACATatggaggaggaggaggaggaggaggaggatcCCGAAACGCCTCGTatggaggaggaggaggaagaCAAAGAGGAGGAGGATCCCGAAACTCCTCAGGAAATGGATTCACACGAGCAGACTGCTGATGGGAAGGTTCTTATACGACCTTATGGTCGAGG ATGGGCTCCTAGCTCAGCGCCTGCTGCTGCTATTAAACACGCCATCCAGTCACACTTTCAGGGTCCTTTCCATTGCTGGAGTGAGACCCCAGAGGATGTAAGGGAATATTGGTGGAAGTTGTTTGGG GACAAGGTTGCTTGGGATCCTGATGCTCATGGGTATATAAAAAAGACATTTGAATCGAGAGGCGCAAAACGCCTTTCAGATATGCTCTCTAAAGTAAGGAAGAAAGGGACAAGGCCTCATTGGATCTGTGAGGAGGCTTGGAAAGGTCTTATTGCCCATTGGGAAGGTCAAGCCTTTAAAAATGTCTCAACCCGAAATAAGACCAATCGTGCTTCTGGTAAAGGTGGAGCCGTCCACACCACAGGCCGCAAGGCTCATGTTGACGTGGCACTTAGCATG TCTCGTAAACTTGGGCGGTCTGTTGATCCGGACGAGCTCTTCTTGGCCACCCACAAAAAAAAGTCTGGCAATTGGGTTGATATCCGCTCTCAAACAACATAT AAACATTATCAAGATCGTCTTAAGGAGGTGCAAACACAAATTGGCGAGGAGGTGCAAACACAAATTGGCGAGGACTCTCTAAATGGGATGCAAGAGGTGGATGGGGCGACAAAGCTTGAGTTGTGGAAAGAGGTTGCTGGGGGAAAGACTCGAGGTCGGTGTTATGGCACTGCAGACTTGTCTTTGAACCTTCAACATGGTGTAGCAACGCTGACTCAAGAGATTCGAGAACCTTATCCTAACAGTTGCAGGTGTGATCAGGCTGTCCATCTTGAGGCCATTGATGCAGCCCGCAAGGAGGCTGCTGCAGCACGGCAGGAGGCAGCTACAGCACGTCAAGAGGCAGCTAAGGCGAAACAACATTATCGGCTTTTGGACGAGCAGTTGCGCACGGTAATGAAACGAATGATAGCTCTAGAGCGCCAATCAGCCGGTGCTAACACAAGTTTGAGTCAAGCTCATTGGGGACTTCCTTACTATTATGACGACCATTCGCCAGATGAGATCTTACCAGACCGTCGACAAAGGCAGCGTTTAATTCTAAGGAGACGTCCTTACTATGATACCGACCATTCGCTAGATGAGGTCTTACCAGACCGTAGGCGAAAGCAACGTCGAGATCTAAAGGGACATCCTCACTTTGATGAAGACCATTCGCTAGATGAGGTCTTACCAGACCGTCGTCGAAAGCAACGCCAAGCTAGTAGGGGACATCCTCACCATGATGAGAACCACTCACTAGATGACGTCTTACCAGACAGTCAACCAAAGAAACGTCAAACTCAGAGCATCAATTCTCACTTTGACGACGACCATTCGCGAGATGAGGTCTTACCAGACCGTCGTCGAAAGCAACACCAAGCTCACCGGGGGCATCTTCACCATGATGAGAACCGTTCACTAGATGATGTCTTACCAGGCAGTCGACCAAAGAAACGTCAAGCTCAAAGCGTCGATTCTCACTTTGATGATGACCAGTCACTAGATGAGGTCTTACCAGACCGTCGTGGAAAGCAACACCAAGCTCATAGGGGACATCCTCACCATGGTGAGAACCATTTGCTAGATGATGTCTTACCAGACAGTCGACCAAGGAAACGTCAAACTCAAAGCGGACACTCTCACTGTGATGACGACCATTCGCTAGATGAGGTCTTACCGAGCCGCCGCCGTCGTTACCGTTGA
- the LOC101490832 gene encoding uncharacterized protein isoform X3, with the protein MEEEEEEEEDPETPRMEEEEEDKEEEDPETPQEMDSHEQTADGKVLIRPYGRGWAPSSAPAAAIKHAIQSHFQGPFHCWSETPEDVREYWWKLFGDKVAWDPDAHGYIKKTFESRGAKRLSDMLSKVRKKGTRPHWICEEAWKGLIAHWEGQAFKNVSTRNKTNRASGKGGAVHTTGRKAHVDVALSMSRKLGRSVDPDELFLATHKKKSGNWVDIRSQTTYKHYQDRLKEVQTQIGEEVQTQIGEDSLNGMQEVDGATKLELWKEVAGGKTRGRCYGTADLSLNLQHGVATLTQEIREPYPNSCRCDQAVHLEAIDAARKEAAAARQEAATARQEAAKAKQHYRLLDEQLRTVMKRMIALERQSAGANTSLSQAHWGLPYYYDDHSPDEILPDRRQRQRLILRRRPYYDTDHSLDEVLPDRRRKQRRDLKGHPHFDEDHSLDEVLPDRRRKQRQASRGHPHHDENHSLDDVLPDSQPKKRQTQSINSHFDDDHSRDEVLPDRRRKQHQAHRGHLHHDENRSLDDVLPGSRPKKRQAQSVDSHFDDDQSLDEVLPDRRGKQHQAHRGHPHHGENHLLDDVLPDSRPRKRQTQSGHSHCDDDHSLDEVLPSRRRRYR; encoded by the exons atggaggaggaggaggaggaggaggaggatcCCGAAACGCCTCGTatggaggaggaggaggaagaCAAAGAGGAGGAGGATCCCGAAACTCCTCAGGAAATGGATTCACACGAGCAGACTGCTGATGGGAAGGTTCTTATACGACCTTATGGTCGAGG ATGGGCTCCTAGCTCAGCGCCTGCTGCTGCTATTAAACACGCCATCCAGTCACACTTTCAGGGTCCTTTCCATTGCTGGAGTGAGACCCCAGAGGATGTAAGGGAATATTGGTGGAAGTTGTTTGGG GACAAGGTTGCTTGGGATCCTGATGCTCATGGGTATATAAAAAAGACATTTGAATCGAGAGGCGCAAAACGCCTTTCAGATATGCTCTCTAAAGTAAGGAAGAAAGGGACAAGGCCTCATTGGATCTGTGAGGAGGCTTGGAAAGGTCTTATTGCCCATTGGGAAGGTCAAGCCTTTAAAAATGTCTCAACCCGAAATAAGACCAATCGTGCTTCTGGTAAAGGTGGAGCCGTCCACACCACAGGCCGCAAGGCTCATGTTGACGTGGCACTTAGCATG TCTCGTAAACTTGGGCGGTCTGTTGATCCGGACGAGCTCTTCTTGGCCACCCACAAAAAAAAGTCTGGCAATTGGGTTGATATCCGCTCTCAAACAACATAT AAACATTATCAAGATCGTCTTAAGGAGGTGCAAACACAAATTGGCGAGGAGGTGCAAACACAAATTGGCGAGGACTCTCTAAATGGGATGCAAGAGGTGGATGGGGCGACAAAGCTTGAGTTGTGGAAAGAGGTTGCTGGGGGAAAGACTCGAGGTCGGTGTTATGGCACTGCAGACTTGTCTTTGAACCTTCAACATGGTGTAGCAACGCTGACTCAAGAGATTCGAGAACCTTATCCTAACAGTTGCAGGTGTGATCAGGCTGTCCATCTTGAGGCCATTGATGCAGCCCGCAAGGAGGCTGCTGCAGCACGGCAGGAGGCAGCTACAGCACGTCAAGAGGCAGCTAAGGCGAAACAACATTATCGGCTTTTGGACGAGCAGTTGCGCACGGTAATGAAACGAATGATAGCTCTAGAGCGCCAATCAGCCGGTGCTAACACAAGTTTGAGTCAAGCTCATTGGGGACTTCCTTACTATTATGACGACCATTCGCCAGATGAGATCTTACCAGACCGTCGACAAAGGCAGCGTTTAATTCTAAGGAGACGTCCTTACTATGATACCGACCATTCGCTAGATGAGGTCTTACCAGACCGTAGGCGAAAGCAACGTCGAGATCTAAAGGGACATCCTCACTTTGATGAAGACCATTCGCTAGATGAGGTCTTACCAGACCGTCGTCGAAAGCAACGCCAAGCTAGTAGGGGACATCCTCACCATGATGAGAACCACTCACTAGATGACGTCTTACCAGACAGTCAACCAAAGAAACGTCAAACTCAGAGCATCAATTCTCACTTTGACGACGACCATTCGCGAGATGAGGTCTTACCAGACCGTCGTCGAAAGCAACACCAAGCTCACCGGGGGCATCTTCACCATGATGAGAACCGTTCACTAGATGATGTCTTACCAGGCAGTCGACCAAAGAAACGTCAAGCTCAAAGCGTCGATTCTCACTTTGATGATGACCAGTCACTAGATGAGGTCTTACCAGACCGTCGTGGAAAGCAACACCAAGCTCATAGGGGACATCCTCACCATGGTGAGAACCATTTGCTAGATGATGTCTTACCAGACAGTCGACCAAGGAAACGTCAAACTCAAAGCGGACACTCTCACTGTGATGACGACCATTCGCTAGATGAGGTCTTACCGAGCCGCCGCCGTCGTTACCGTTGA